The Anabas testudineus chromosome 14, fAnaTes1.2, whole genome shotgun sequence genome includes a region encoding these proteins:
- the heatr6 gene encoding HEAT repeat-containing protein 6 isoform X1: MAAHTGLPAPALGRIGVPAFPPVALSADAPPFTPMRADGRQLDSPSEAEKHFSRCAAKLRALRADSGQLREELNLLFDQLLSENYNRTFCPSISIRPEDVCTLLEHASCLVPLSQEHLVIKFCQLIHHLLNQLKIIMDDKTLDVLMNYTAKALKVCSTWTHSDILLALSTVVYGNGHQCQQLLRDLLGEDGVLMLYSAPSQPNMELRRVALTCMANFCYRMPGQLPLDDQYRSACFGVFLKTMQSPKPSNTDELFYCMVIQAALKGLQCCVSGGKWKFGGEEELGSVLAALKRLMFQGAPGVSVEWPAVLYPARLPQYEGLSAPKPAEPTKFSEPPKDASAPGKASGNKKRKSRGKGKKTSSEERRADDGEEDDKTAVPVLQKERAREGDRGEGEPLLKTSAPSLYPSWKRNSSDSEFSDPDGNAQSKLRLYHGRVRQAALQCLLAVVKGVEKRTLYGYWSSFIPDSPIGGPPPLNILTIILKDPSPKVRAFALQVLSAMLDGSRQFLAVAEDTASPRTSYTPFSFLLATAVRELHRALSLALLAETSSQTLTQVIKCLAYLVANAPYHRLRPGLLSPLWKQIRPYVRHRDVNVRVSVLTLYGALVTTQAPLPEVQLLLQQPEGSGSSSTGSFTPQDSSLSWRTRDGVSSPSSARVTRSQLSSHTHSPHVLRTPGEDDSAPPWLLQLCVSLVIQPREEQSDSEGAGTGGSVALEPSPVRLEALQVLSHLVRGYFSLAQACLCEIGQVSARCLGETDPSIQLHGAKLLEELGTGIIQQYRAENNVPESSRVPMSQVVQFWTEVLSGPLNGALQNEQHPTLQTSACDTLSSILPQAFAQLPEKTQLMCITVLLGLTYSENYLVKTAAVRALGIYILFPCLREDVMFVADTANTILAALDDRSTNVRAKAAWSLGNLTDTLIVNMESVGVEFQQELSDMLLLKMLQAATRAAADKDRVKCNAVRALGNLLHFLRQTQLTRSAFQRPLEDAVRALVKTVQSEASMKVRWNACYALGNAFRNPALPLDSASWSCDAFSALCHVVTSCKNFKVRIKSAAALAVPAHRSCYGDTKRFSCVWHSLATALENSEDTNDFLEYRYSASLRHTLSQALLHLLSVSQSQDMLPLGRSLASEEGKSIKEHLIKYLRVDEGVREGVEGEKETGEDSFNPQQRITGLQETLIRLKGLKAEVEKREEEDRSKDIVVNFLEDLVKLCEEP; this comes from the exons ATGGCGGCGCACACCGGGTTGCCAGCACCGGCCCTTGGTCGTATTGGTGTCCCCGCTTTTCCTCCGGTGGCTCTGTCCGCGGACGCCCCTCCGTTCACACCCATGAGGGCGGACGGTCGACAGCTCGACTCGCCGTCGGAGGCCGAGAAACACTTTTCCCGCTGCGCCGCAAAGCTGAGAGCCCTGCGAGCAGACTCCGGCCAGCTCCGGGAGGAGCTCAACCTGCTGTTTGACCAGCTCCTGTCCGAAAACTACAACAGAACCTTCTGCCCCAGCATCAGCATCCGACCAGAG GATGTGTGCACGTTGCTGGAACATGCCAGTTGCCTGGTGCCGCTGAGTCAAGAGCATTTAGTCATCAAATTCTGTCAGCTAATACATCATCTGCTTAATCAGCTGAAG ATAATAATGGATGACAAGACACTGGATGTACTGATGAACTATACCGCCAAAGCGCTGAAAGTGTGCAGTACATGGACACACTCAGATATCCTCCTGGCTCTCTCCACAGTAGTGTATGGGAATGGACATCAATGTCAACAA CTTCTCAGAGACTTACTGGGAGAAGATGGAGTCCTCATGCTGTATAGTGCTCCATCTCAGCCAAATATGGAGTTACGGCGTGTTGCTCTTACCTGCATGGCCAACTTCTGTTACAG gATGCCTGGTCAGCTGCCTTTGGATGATCAGTACAGAAGTGCATGTTTCGGAGTCTTTCTGAAGACAATGCAGTCCCCCAAACCTTCCAACACTGATGAGCTCTTCTACTGTATG GTGATCCAGGCAGCGCTGAAGGGGcttcagtgttgtgtttcaggtggGAAGTGGAAATTTGGTGGAGAAGAGGAGCTTGGGTCTGTACTGGCTGCGcttaag AGGCTCATGTTCCAGGGAGCTCCAGGTGTGAGTGTTGAGTGGCCTGCTGTGCTTTACCCAGCACGTCTTCCTCAATACGAAGGCCTTTCTGCACCAAAACCTGCTGAACCAACAAAATTTTCAGAACCTCCAAAAGATGCCTCAGCACCAGGGAAAGCCTCAGGG aataaaaaaaggaaatccaGAGGAAAGGGAAAGAAGACAAGtagtgaggagaggagagcagatgATGGAGAGGAAGATGACAAAACAGCAGTGCCTGTACTTCAGAAAGAAAGGGccagggagggagacagaggagagggagagccCTTGTTGAAAACTTCTGCCCCATCTCTTTACCCCTCCTGGAAAAGAAACAGTTCTGATTCAGAGTTTTCCGACCCAGATGGCAATGCACAGAGCAAATTAAG ACTTTACCATGGTCGTGTACGTcaagcagctctgcagtgttTGCTTGCAGTGGTGAAAGGTGTTGAGAAGAGGACTCTGTACGGGTACTGGTCGTCCTTCATCCCCGACTCTCCTATTGGAGGGCCACCCCCTCTCAATATCCTCACAATTATATTGAAGGACCCCTCACCAAAG GTACGTGCGTTTGCGCTTCAGGTGTTGTCGGCCATGCTGGATGGCTCCCGTCAGTTCCTGGCTGTGGCTGAAGATACTGCATCTCCTCGGACGTCTTACACCCCTTTCTCGTTCCTGCTGGCTACTGCTGTGAGAGAGCTGCACCGCGCTCTCAGTCTGGCTCTGCTGGCTGAGACCTCCTCTCAGACTCTAACACAGGTCATAAAG TGTCTGGCATACCTGGTGGCGAATGCCCCCTACCACCGTCTTAGACCTGGTCTTCTCAGCCCGCTCTGGAAACAGATTCGTCCCTATGTGCGTCACAGAG ATGTGAATGTGCGTGTGTCTGTCCTGACACTTTACGGGGCTCTGGTGACAACTCAGGCTCCTCTTCCTGAGGTGCAGCTCCTCCTCCAACAGCCGGAGGGCAGCGGTAGCAGCAGCACAGGCTCATTCACACCACAGGACTCGTCTCTCAGCTGGAGAACAAGAGATGGAGTTTCCTCACCCTCTTCTGCACGAGTTACACGCTCACAGCTCAGCTCGCACACACATTCCCCCCATGTTCTTCGCACACCAGGGGAGGATGACAGCGCCCCACcatggctgctgcagctgtgtgtatCGCTGGTGATCCAGCCTAGAGAGGAGCAATCAGACAGCGagggagcaggaacaggaggAAGTGTAGCTTTGGAACCCTCTCCTGTCCGACTAGAAGCATTACAA GTACTGTCCCATCTGGTACGTGGCTACTTCTCTCTAGCCCAAGCATGTCTGTGTGAGATTGGGCAGGTTAGTGCACGCTGCCTTGGGGAGACTGACCCATCCATACAGCTGCATGGAGCCAAG CTACTAGAGGAATTGGGAACAGGAATAATCCAACAGTACAGAGCAGAGAACAATGTGCCTGAGAGCTCTAGGGTCCCTATGAGTCAA GTGGTGCAGTTTTGGACAGAAGTCTTGAGCGGTCCACTAAATGGAGCACTGCAGAATGAACAGCATCCGACACTGCAGACAAGCGCCTGCGACACTCTCTCCTCCATCCTACCGCAGGCCTTCGCACAGCTTCCT GAGAAGACCCAGCTAATGTGCATCACTGTGCTGCTGGGCCTGACGTACAGTGAGAACTATCTGGTGAAGACTGCGGCTGTCAGGGCTTTGGGAATCTACATACTGTTCCCCTGTCTGAGAGAG gatgTGATGTTTGTGGCAGATACAGCAAACACTATTCTTGCTGCCCTTGATGATCGATCTACAAATGTCCGTGCCAAGGCTGCCTGGTCTCTAGGCAATCTCACTGATACACTTATTGTCAATAT GGAGAGTGTAGGTGTGGAGTTCCAGCAAGAGTTATCAGACATGCTGCTGCTCAAGATGTTGCAGGCAGCCACACGGGCGGCAGCTGACAAAGACAGG GTGAAGTGTAACGCAGTGCGAGCACTTGGGAATTTGCTTCATTTCCTGCGCCAGACTCAGCTGACTCGGTCTGCATTCCAGCGCCCACTGGAAGACGCAGTTCGTGCTCTCGTAAAAACTGTCCAGTCAGAGGCCTcgatgaaggtcagatggaaCGCCTGTTACGCATTGGGAAATGCTTTCAGAAATCCAGCCCTGCCACTTG ACTCTGCCTCCTGGTCTTGTGATGCTTTCTCTGCCCTTTGTCATGTTGTTACCTCCTGTAAGAACTTCAAGGTGCGGATCAAATCTGCTGCTGCCCTAGCAGTTCCCGCCCACCGCAGCTGCTACGGGGACACAAAGCGGTTCAGCTGTGTGTGGCATTCCCTGGCTACAGCGCTCGAGAACAGCGAAGACACAAACGACTTCTTAGAGTACCGCTACAGTGCCAGTCTGCGGCACACGCTCTCACAAGCTCTCCTACACCTGCTAAGTGTCAGCCAGTCCCAGGACATGCTTCCCCTTGGCAGATCGCTGGCCAGCGAGGAAGGGAAGAGCATCAAAGAGCATTTGATTAAATATCTCAGAGTGGACGaaggagtgagagagggagtagagggtgagaaagaaacaggagaagacAGTTTTAACCCTCAGCAGAGAATCACAGGTCTGCAGGAGACTCTGATTAGACTGAAAGGGCTGAAGGCTGAggtggagaaaagagaagaggaagacagaagTAAAGACATAGTAGTCAATTTTCTGGAGGATTTGGTAAAGCTCTGCGAAGAGCC
- the LOC113170507 gene encoding serine/arginine-rich splicing factor 1, translating to MSGSGVIRGPSGSNDCRIYVGNLPPDIRSKDVEDLFYKYGSIRDIDLKNRRGGPPFAFVQFEDPRDAEDAVYGRDGYDYDGYRLRVEFPRSGRGGGGGGGATGPPRGRHGPPSRRSENRVVVSGLPPSGSWQDLKDHMREAGDVCYADVNRDGTGVVEFVRKEDMTYAVRKLDNTKFRSHEGETAYIRVKTDGPRSPSYGRSRSRSRSRSRSKSASRSYSPRHSRGSPRYSPRRSRSRT from the exons ATGTCCGGTAGTGGTGTTATCCGAGGACCTTCAGGGAGCAACGACTGTCGTATATACGTGGGAAATCTCCCTCCTGATATCCGCTCGAAGGATGTTGAAGATCTGTTTTACAAATACGGATCCATTCGTGATATAGATTTGAAAAACCGAAGAGGAGGACCGCCGTTTGCCTTCGTGCAGTTCGAGGACCCGAG GGATGCAGAAGATGCCGTTTATGGCCGAGATGGTTATGACTACGATGGCTACCGCCTGCGTGTTGAGTTTCCTAGAAgtggtagaggaggaggagggggtggtggaGCAACAGGACCCCCAAGAGGAAGGCATGGCCCCCCGTCCCGTCGCTCAGAAAACAGGGTTGTTGTGTCAG GTCTTCCCCCAAGTGGAAGCTGGCAGGACCTGAAGGATCACATGCGTGAGGCAGGTGATGTGTGTTATGCTGATGTGAACCGGGATGGTACCGGAGTGGTGGAGTTTGTGCGCAAAGAAGACATGACCTACGCTGTTCGTAAACTGGATAACACCAAGTTTCGCTCTCATGAG GGAGAGACGGCCTACATTCGTGTAAAGACGGATGGTCCACGCAGCCCCAGCTATGGTCGCTCTCGTTCTCGCAGCCGCAGTCGAAGCAGGAGCAAGAGCGCATCCCGCAGCTACTCTCCTCGCCACAGCAGAGGGTCTCCACGTTACTCTCCCCGGCGATCTCGCTCTCGCACTTAA
- the LOC113170996 gene encoding serine/arginine-rich splicing factor 1-like, with translation MSSTSLAYFVRGVTIIFTFVLCWRDAEDAVYGRDGYDYDGYRLHVEFPQSGRGSGLPPSGSWQDLKDHMRETGDVCYVDVYQDGTGVVEFVRKEDMTYAVRKLDNTKFRSHEGETAYIRVKTDGPRSSSFGHSRSRSHSRSRGNFFTLNVWTGIIVPPIPELDSGSDQD, from the exons ATGTCGTCCACATCCCTAGCCTACTTCGTCCGCGGGGTTACTATTATCTTCacctttgttttgtgttggcG GGATGCAGAAGATGCTGTTTATGGGCGTGATGGTTATGACTACGATGGCTACCGTCTGCATGTTGAGTTCCCTCAAAGTGGACGTGGAAGTG GTCTTCCCCCAAGTGGAAGCTGGCAGGACCTGAAGGATCATATGCGTGAGACAGGTGATGTGTGTTATGTTGATGTGTACCAGGATGGCACCGGAGTGGTGGAGTTTGTACGCAAAGAAGACATGACCTATGCTGTCCGTAAACTGGATAACACCAAGTTTCGCTCTCATGAG gGAGAAACAGCCTACATTCGTGTGAAGACGGATGGTCCTCGCAGCTCCAGCTTTGGCCATTCCCGCTCTCGCAGCCACAGTCGAAGCCGGGGCAATTTTTTTACTCTGAAT GTTTGGACTGGGATCATTGTTCCCCCCATTCCGGAGCTGGATTCAGGATCAGATCAGGATTAG
- the pigs gene encoding GPI transamidase component PIG-S, whose protein sequence is MTEMTTTEVERRRGQLAALSIAAVVIIVGVPLWWRTTETYRAWLPVSQINELAKLQLQLSTDVEVVFARGTVTPEQQKKVPLTQTQDDEHTVDEDTVLRYRYETRYRTATVMEEDALNQLTAAEADLSLHTLSESPCGSLVVYVIPESSSLLPQDVEVYIGQRRTALLRIGAQMRVGRTIEQLLAHLEPRLKQVLQVMSFSHTDITAALSDRVRLSPDNRESKADSMRAFKSSPGYEITFSLLNPDPKSHRLHWDIEGAVQTYIQPLITKLAPVANFSIDSQTLYYAMLGVNPRFDGSRNAYTLNTDSLAHVINPVEARLGSNAASSNPVLNFLLYVPDVHRSPLYIQDYKKQEVPSNAFHSPRWGGIMVYNVNSFYGPDAVFPVDINIDMAKVMGVFLAQLRLLLGVQPSSSPPGFLVEPCGSTGLADWELDRLMWSRSVENIATAATTITSLAQLLDQIGNIVINDNIAQQVSSAVTSLQLAVAELEAGNLGFALQYSKEAILASERAFFDPSLLHLLYFPDDQKFAIYIPLFLPMCVPILLSLLKIVSEARQKRREKQAKKD, encoded by the exons ATGACAGAAATGACTACCACGGAAGTGG AGCGTAGACGAGGCCAGCTTGCTGCTCTGTCCATAGCAGCAGTGGTCATCATAGTGGGAGTCCCTCTGTGGTGGAGAACAACTGAAACGTACCGCGCCTGGTTACCCGTCAGCCAGATAAACGAGTTGGCTAAGCTGCAG CTGCAGTTAAGCACTGATGTGGAAGTTGTGTTTGCGCGTGGAACGGTGACACCAGAACAGCAGAAGAAAGTCCCACTTACGCAAACACAGGACGATGAACACACAGTAGATG aggACACAGTGTTGAGGTACAGGTATGAGACAAGGTATCGCACAGCTACAGTCATGGAGGAGGATGCCTTAAATCAGCTGACAGCCGCAG AGGCAGATCTGTCCCTACACACTCTCAGTGAGAGTCCATGTGGGTCTTTGGTTGTATATGTGATCCCAGAGTCATCTTCACTGCTGCCTCAG GATGTGGAAGTATATATTGGTCAAAGACGGACAGCCTTGCTGCGTATTGGTGCCCAGATGAGAGTGGGAAGGACAATAGAGCAATTGCTGGCTCATCTGGAGCCTCGGCTCAAGCAGGTGCTGCAGGTGATGTCTTTTAGCCACACCGACATCACTGCTGCCCTCAGCGACAGAGTTCGTCTTAGCCCTGACAACAGGGAGAGCAAGGCTGACAGTATGAGAGCCTTTAAATCCAGCCCAG GTTATGAGATTACATTCAGTCTACTGAACCCAGACCCAAAGTCTCACCGGCTACACTGGGACATAGAGGGTGCTGTGCAGACCTACATCCAACCTTTGATTACAAAACTGGCTCCAGTGGCAAACTTTAGCATCGACTCTCAG ACTTTATACTATGCTATGCTTGGTGTGAACCCACGCTTTGACGGCAGCCGCAATGCCTACACACTCAATACTGACAGCCTTGCACATGTCATCAACCCTGTGGAGGCTAGACTTg GCTCGAATGCTGCATCCTCCAACCCGGTGCTGAATTTTTTGCTGTATGTCCCAGATGTTCACCGTTCACCTCTTTACATTCAAGACTACAAAAAACAAGAAGTGCCCTCTAATGCGTTTCACTCTCCACGGTGGGGAGGAATCATG gTTTATAATGTTAATAGTTTTTACGGACCAGACGCTGTATTTCCTGTTGACATCAACATCGACATGGCCAAAGTCATGGGAGTCTTCCTCGCACAGCTTCG ACTTTTGCTGGGTGTGCAGCCATCTTCCTCGCCTCCTGGCTTCCTGGTGGAACCGTGCGGCAGTACTGGACTAGCTGACTGGGAGCTGGACCGCCTCATGTGGAGTCGAAGCGTGGAAAATATTGCCACAGCAGCCACCACCATCACCTCATTGGCACAGCTATTGGACCAGATAGGCAACATTGTTATCAATGACAACATTGCTCAACAG gtgtCCAGTGCCGTTACATCTCTGCAACTAGCTGTGGCTGAGTTGGAGGCTGGAAACCTTGGTTTTGCTCTGCAGTATAGTAAAGAGGCCATCTTGGCATCAGAGAGAGCATTTTTCGACCCTTCgctgctccacctcctctaCTTCCCTGATGACCAGAAGTTTGCTATCTACATACCACTCTTCCTGCCAATGTGTGTACCTATTCTGCTGTCACTGCTCAAAATTGTGTCTGAGGCAAGACAGAAACGCAGAGAAAAGCAAGCAAAAAAGGactga
- the heatr6 gene encoding HEAT repeat-containing protein 6 isoform X2 — protein MAAHTGLPAPALGRIGVPAFPPVALSADAPPFTPMRADGRQLDSPSEAEKHFSRCAAKLRALRADSGQLREELNLLFDQLLSENYNRTFCPSISIRPEDVCTLLEHASCLVPLSQEHLVIKFCQLIHHLLNQLKIIMDDKTLDVLMNYTAKALKVCSTWTHSDILLALSTVVYGNGHQCQQLLRDLLGEDGVLMLYSAPSQPNMELRRVALTCMANFCYRMPGQLPLDDQYRSACFGVFLKTMQSPKPSNTDELFYCMVIQAALKGLQCCVSGGKWKFGGEEELGSVLAALKRLMFQGAPGVSVEWPAVLYPARLPQYEGLSAPKPAEPTKFSEPPKDASAPGKASGNKKRKSRGKGKKTSSEERRADDGEEDDKTAVPVLQKERAREGDRGEGEPLLKTSAPSLYPSWKRNSSDSEFSDPDGNAQSKLRLYHGRVRQAALQCLLAVVKGVEKRTLYGYWSSFIPDSPIGGPPPLNILTIILKDPSPKVRAFALQVLSAMLDGSRQFLAVAEDTASPRTSYTPFSFLLATAVRELHRALSLALLAETSSQTLTQVIKCLAYLVANAPYHRLRPGLLSPLWKQIRPYVRHRDVNVRVSVLTLYGALVTTQAPLPEVQLLLQQPEGSGSSSTGSFTPQDSSLSWRTRDGVSSPSSARVTRSQLSSHTHSPHVLRTPGEDDSAPPWLLQLCVSLVIQPREEQSDSEGAGTGGSVALEPSPVRLEALQVLSHLVRGYFSLAQACLCEIGQVSARCLGETDPSIQLHGAKLLEELGTGIIQQYRAENNVPESSRVPMSQVVQFWTEVLSGPLNGALQNEQHPTLQTSACDTLSSILPQAFAQLPKTQLMCITVLLGLTYSENYLVKTAAVRALGIYILFPCLREDVMFVADTANTILAALDDRSTNVRAKAAWSLGNLTDTLIVNMESVGVEFQQELSDMLLLKMLQAATRAAADKDRVKCNAVRALGNLLHFLRQTQLTRSAFQRPLEDAVRALVKTVQSEASMKVRWNACYALGNAFRNPALPLDSASWSCDAFSALCHVVTSCKNFKVRIKSAAALAVPAHRSCYGDTKRFSCVWHSLATALENSEDTNDFLEYRYSASLRHTLSQALLHLLSVSQSQDMLPLGRSLASEEGKSIKEHLIKYLRVDEGVREGVEGEKETGEDSFNPQQRITGLQETLIRLKGLKAEVEKREEEDRSKDIVVNFLEDLVKLCEEP, from the exons ATGGCGGCGCACACCGGGTTGCCAGCACCGGCCCTTGGTCGTATTGGTGTCCCCGCTTTTCCTCCGGTGGCTCTGTCCGCGGACGCCCCTCCGTTCACACCCATGAGGGCGGACGGTCGACAGCTCGACTCGCCGTCGGAGGCCGAGAAACACTTTTCCCGCTGCGCCGCAAAGCTGAGAGCCCTGCGAGCAGACTCCGGCCAGCTCCGGGAGGAGCTCAACCTGCTGTTTGACCAGCTCCTGTCCGAAAACTACAACAGAACCTTCTGCCCCAGCATCAGCATCCGACCAGAG GATGTGTGCACGTTGCTGGAACATGCCAGTTGCCTGGTGCCGCTGAGTCAAGAGCATTTAGTCATCAAATTCTGTCAGCTAATACATCATCTGCTTAATCAGCTGAAG ATAATAATGGATGACAAGACACTGGATGTACTGATGAACTATACCGCCAAAGCGCTGAAAGTGTGCAGTACATGGACACACTCAGATATCCTCCTGGCTCTCTCCACAGTAGTGTATGGGAATGGACATCAATGTCAACAA CTTCTCAGAGACTTACTGGGAGAAGATGGAGTCCTCATGCTGTATAGTGCTCCATCTCAGCCAAATATGGAGTTACGGCGTGTTGCTCTTACCTGCATGGCCAACTTCTGTTACAG gATGCCTGGTCAGCTGCCTTTGGATGATCAGTACAGAAGTGCATGTTTCGGAGTCTTTCTGAAGACAATGCAGTCCCCCAAACCTTCCAACACTGATGAGCTCTTCTACTGTATG GTGATCCAGGCAGCGCTGAAGGGGcttcagtgttgtgtttcaggtggGAAGTGGAAATTTGGTGGAGAAGAGGAGCTTGGGTCTGTACTGGCTGCGcttaag AGGCTCATGTTCCAGGGAGCTCCAGGTGTGAGTGTTGAGTGGCCTGCTGTGCTTTACCCAGCACGTCTTCCTCAATACGAAGGCCTTTCTGCACCAAAACCTGCTGAACCAACAAAATTTTCAGAACCTCCAAAAGATGCCTCAGCACCAGGGAAAGCCTCAGGG aataaaaaaaggaaatccaGAGGAAAGGGAAAGAAGACAAGtagtgaggagaggagagcagatgATGGAGAGGAAGATGACAAAACAGCAGTGCCTGTACTTCAGAAAGAAAGGGccagggagggagacagaggagagggagagccCTTGTTGAAAACTTCTGCCCCATCTCTTTACCCCTCCTGGAAAAGAAACAGTTCTGATTCAGAGTTTTCCGACCCAGATGGCAATGCACAGAGCAAATTAAG ACTTTACCATGGTCGTGTACGTcaagcagctctgcagtgttTGCTTGCAGTGGTGAAAGGTGTTGAGAAGAGGACTCTGTACGGGTACTGGTCGTCCTTCATCCCCGACTCTCCTATTGGAGGGCCACCCCCTCTCAATATCCTCACAATTATATTGAAGGACCCCTCACCAAAG GTACGTGCGTTTGCGCTTCAGGTGTTGTCGGCCATGCTGGATGGCTCCCGTCAGTTCCTGGCTGTGGCTGAAGATACTGCATCTCCTCGGACGTCTTACACCCCTTTCTCGTTCCTGCTGGCTACTGCTGTGAGAGAGCTGCACCGCGCTCTCAGTCTGGCTCTGCTGGCTGAGACCTCCTCTCAGACTCTAACACAGGTCATAAAG TGTCTGGCATACCTGGTGGCGAATGCCCCCTACCACCGTCTTAGACCTGGTCTTCTCAGCCCGCTCTGGAAACAGATTCGTCCCTATGTGCGTCACAGAG ATGTGAATGTGCGTGTGTCTGTCCTGACACTTTACGGGGCTCTGGTGACAACTCAGGCTCCTCTTCCTGAGGTGCAGCTCCTCCTCCAACAGCCGGAGGGCAGCGGTAGCAGCAGCACAGGCTCATTCACACCACAGGACTCGTCTCTCAGCTGGAGAACAAGAGATGGAGTTTCCTCACCCTCTTCTGCACGAGTTACACGCTCACAGCTCAGCTCGCACACACATTCCCCCCATGTTCTTCGCACACCAGGGGAGGATGACAGCGCCCCACcatggctgctgcagctgtgtgtatCGCTGGTGATCCAGCCTAGAGAGGAGCAATCAGACAGCGagggagcaggaacaggaggAAGTGTAGCTTTGGAACCCTCTCCTGTCCGACTAGAAGCATTACAA GTACTGTCCCATCTGGTACGTGGCTACTTCTCTCTAGCCCAAGCATGTCTGTGTGAGATTGGGCAGGTTAGTGCACGCTGCCTTGGGGAGACTGACCCATCCATACAGCTGCATGGAGCCAAG CTACTAGAGGAATTGGGAACAGGAATAATCCAACAGTACAGAGCAGAGAACAATGTGCCTGAGAGCTCTAGGGTCCCTATGAGTCAA GTGGTGCAGTTTTGGACAGAAGTCTTGAGCGGTCCACTAAATGGAGCACTGCAGAATGAACAGCATCCGACACTGCAGACAAGCGCCTGCGACACTCTCTCCTCCATCCTACCGCAGGCCTTCGCACAGCTTCCT AAGACCCAGCTAATGTGCATCACTGTGCTGCTGGGCCTGACGTACAGTGAGAACTATCTGGTGAAGACTGCGGCTGTCAGGGCTTTGGGAATCTACATACTGTTCCCCTGTCTGAGAGAG gatgTGATGTTTGTGGCAGATACAGCAAACACTATTCTTGCTGCCCTTGATGATCGATCTACAAATGTCCGTGCCAAGGCTGCCTGGTCTCTAGGCAATCTCACTGATACACTTATTGTCAATAT GGAGAGTGTAGGTGTGGAGTTCCAGCAAGAGTTATCAGACATGCTGCTGCTCAAGATGTTGCAGGCAGCCACACGGGCGGCAGCTGACAAAGACAGG GTGAAGTGTAACGCAGTGCGAGCACTTGGGAATTTGCTTCATTTCCTGCGCCAGACTCAGCTGACTCGGTCTGCATTCCAGCGCCCACTGGAAGACGCAGTTCGTGCTCTCGTAAAAACTGTCCAGTCAGAGGCCTcgatgaaggtcagatggaaCGCCTGTTACGCATTGGGAAATGCTTTCAGAAATCCAGCCCTGCCACTTG ACTCTGCCTCCTGGTCTTGTGATGCTTTCTCTGCCCTTTGTCATGTTGTTACCTCCTGTAAGAACTTCAAGGTGCGGATCAAATCTGCTGCTGCCCTAGCAGTTCCCGCCCACCGCAGCTGCTACGGGGACACAAAGCGGTTCAGCTGTGTGTGGCATTCCCTGGCTACAGCGCTCGAGAACAGCGAAGACACAAACGACTTCTTAGAGTACCGCTACAGTGCCAGTCTGCGGCACACGCTCTCACAAGCTCTCCTACACCTGCTAAGTGTCAGCCAGTCCCAGGACATGCTTCCCCTTGGCAGATCGCTGGCCAGCGAGGAAGGGAAGAGCATCAAAGAGCATTTGATTAAATATCTCAGAGTGGACGaaggagtgagagagggagtagagggtgagaaagaaacaggagaagacAGTTTTAACCCTCAGCAGAGAATCACAGGTCTGCAGGAGACTCTGATTAGACTGAAAGGGCTGAAGGCTGAggtggagaaaagagaagaggaagacagaagTAAAGACATAGTAGTCAATTTTCTGGAGGATTTGGTAAAGCTCTGCGAAGAGCC
- the dynll2b gene encoding dynein, light chain, LC8-type 2b: MSDKKAVIKNADMSDEMQQDAVDCAMQAMEKYNIEKDIAAYVKKEFDKKYNPTWHCIVGRNFGSYVTHETKHFIYFYLGQVAILLFKSG, translated from the exons ATGTCAGACAAGAAGGCAGTGATAAAGAATGCAGACATGTCGGATGAAATGCAGCAGGATGCTGTGGACTGTGCCATGCAAGCTATGGAGAAGTACAACATTGAGAAGGACATTGCTGCCTATGTCAAAAAG GAATTTGACAAGAAGTACAACCCCACATGGCACTGCATTGTTGGGAGGAACTTTGGCAGCTACGTGACACACGAGACGAAGCATTTCATCTACTTCTACCTGGGTCAAGTGGCCATTCTACTGTTCAAATCAGGCTGA